In Flavobacteriales bacterium, the genomic window TCCTAAGACCATTCACTCCATTGCATTGCATGTACTGGCTACAGAACATGTGGTAACCGGAAGATTGCAGGGTGCAAACAAAGTATTGACTGCCGAAGAAGATTGGCCAACGAATATCACAACACCGTGGAATGAGACCGTCCAAAACATTGATGAAAGTTATTACCGGCTTTATAAAGAAGTAGAACAGCTGGGAGACAACGATCTCGACCGACCCATCCTCAAGGGGTTTTCATCGGTATATGTAACATTGCATGGTCATATTCAACATAATCTTTATCATTACGGTCAGATCGCACTGATGAAATCTTTACTTCAACAACCGGTTCAATAATCAAATATGTCGG contains:
- a CDS encoding DinB family protein, with the protein product MGTEVKRLLDQLHRMYHGECWAGLSVKDILEDIHPELAGRTLPHFPKTIHSIALHVLATEHVVTGRLQGANKVLTAEEDWPTNITTPWNETVQNIDESYYRLYKEVEQLGDNDLDRPILKGFSSVYVTLHGHIQHNLYHYGQIALMKSLLQQPVQ